Proteins from a single region of Ischnura elegans chromosome 2, ioIscEleg1.1, whole genome shotgun sequence:
- the LOC124153792 gene encoding nicastrin, with translation MVLLKVKMFSWTYLVFLMFIGVLVSAERTKDKMYEPILGAVACFRRLNGTHQFGCSSHRSGNVGVIHIVNGKEDLDWLLNEAPAQPYTAVVQPDMFTRDVMLKLKDSSKVNGVILINNQTILPRSFSHEDTCPNRYSGLSSLESQICNDEKPWNPYGTGLMLVDWGFPIFFVRDTDSIEKIFKCFEKHNSNLDGHLGRSLCAIETNAYMYAAVDSQTCVRRSSMVTNFNPVRVCDPLGDRNVWSTLFPLTHEPQTNSSYIILAARMDATSLFDGITPGARSPVSGLVTLLTSASLLSAMMNESMPNVENKNVLFLLLNGESYDYVGSSRLAWDMDRGAFPIRLEQISAFIELGQLFSPERNYFIHGDVDRLDNFTKIIVQQGKAINLNFMNANATSLPPASLQMFKHFSKGLPGLVLADFADHFTNRYYHSIFDNASLMKYKYANGSDIEPNSVQVLLSNVSSALAKSLYQYLTNEKYSGIGEDTAPLVDELLHCYLESSDCPIFRAATGPGRRSSTAPPSLYVGVNNWPNAGTTYTAQTLAYLTGTPMTDLSEAQCHPTAEDKYLYQYTWIRGINASYPGSSENGVCYRSTYNYSIAVSPAFEIEDYDWASGNFSTWTESVWKEFSVRIFLRPSRQHEIVTLCLGLVVLILSFIVVHFVSSRSGTLFCNSSGTNTLVVGC, from the exons ATGGTATTATtgaaagtgaaaatgttttcttggaCTTATTTAGTGTTTCTAATGTTTATTGGAG TTTTAGTTTCAGCGGAAAGAACTAAAGATAAAATGTATGAACCCATCCTTGGTGCCGTAGCCTGCTTTAGAAGATTGAACGGGACTCATCAATTTGGCTGCAGTT CACATCGTTCAGGCAACGTGGGCGTTATTCACATTGTCAATGGGAAGGAAGATTTGGACTGGCTTCTCAATGAAGCCCCAGCCCAGCCTTACACTGCCGTTGTACAGCCAGATATGTTTACTAG GGATGTGATGCTGAAGCTGAAAGATTCTAGCAAAGTGAATGgtgttattttaataaataatcaaacCATTCTTCCTAGGAGCTTTAGTCATGAAGATACATGCCCCAATCGATACTCAG GGTTGTCATCTCTTGAAAGTCAAATATGTAATGATGAAAAACCATGGAATCCTTATGGAACTGGTCTTATGTTGGTGGATTGGggatttccaatattttttgtaagagaTACAGACAGcattgagaaaatattcaaa TGTTTTGAAAAGCATAACTCCAACCTTGATGGCCATCTTGGACGTTCCCTTTGTGCAATAGAAACCAATGCATATATGTATGCAGCTGTTGACTCACAAACCTGTGTTAGGAGAAGCTCAATGGTGACCAACTTCAATCCTG tccgTGTCTGCGATCCTCTTGGAGATCGAAATGTTTGGTCAACCCTGTTTCCCTTGACCCACGAGCCTCAAACAAATTCATCATATATCATTTTGGCTGCACGAATGGATGCCACATCACTGTTTGATGGCATTACACCGGGAGCCAGGAGCCCTGTCAGTGGTCTAGTCACACTTCTCACATCAGCATCATTATTGTCAGCCATGATGAATGAATCTATGCCCAA TGTTGAGAACAAAAATGTTTTGTTCCTGCTCCTAAATGGAGAATCATATGATTACGTTGGATCAAGCAGACTGGCGTGGGACATGGACAGAGGGGCATTTCCTATCAGGCTTGAGCAAATATCAGCCTTCATAGAGTTGGGACAGTTGTTTTCACCTGAGAGGAACTATTTCATTCATGGAGATGTTGACCGA TTGGATAACTTCACCAAAATCATTGTTCAACAAGGAAAAGCAATAAATCTGAATTTCATGAATGCCAATGCCACATCGCTTCCACCTGCTTCTCTCCAAATGTTCAAGCACTTTTCAAAAGGCTTGCCTGGACTAGTCTTAGCTGATTTTGCTGACCATTTTACAAACAG GTATTATCACAGTATATTTGATAACGCCTCCCTAATGAAGTATAAGTATGCCAATGGAAGTGACATTGAACCAAACTCAGTGCAAGTATTGTTGTCAAATGTATCCTCAGCTCTTGCGAAAAGTCTTTATCAGTATTTAACCAATGAGAAATACAGTGGAATAGGAGAAGACACGGCACCTTTG GTAGACGAATTGTTACACTGTTACCTGGAATCGTCTGATTGTCCAATTTTTCGAGCTGCTACAGGACCTGGTCGGCGGTCATCCACTGCCCCTCCATCACTCTACGTGGGGGTGAATAACTGGCCGAATGCTGGAACTACATACACAGCACAAACTCTAGCATATCTTACTGGTACCCCAATGACTGATCTGTCAGAAGCCCAATGCCATCCAACGGCTGAAGATAAATAT CTGTACCAGTATACATGGATTAGGGGAATCAATGCTAGTTATCCTGGTAGCAGCGAGAATGGTGTGTGCTACCGTTCAACGTACAATTATTCCATTGCAGTGAGCCCTGCCTTTGAGATTGAAG aTTATGACTGGGCTAGCGGAAACTTTTCCACTTGGACGGAGTCTGTTTGGAAAGAGTTTTCTGTGCGGATATTCCTTCGTCCATCTCGTCAGCATGAAATTGTTACACTCTGTCTTGGATTGGTTGTCCTCATTCTGTCATTTATTGTCGTCCATTTTGTATCATCACGATCTGGCACTCTGTTCTGCAATAGCAGTGGCACCAACAC